Genomic segment of Bacillota bacterium:
CTCTACAACCCACCGAGGCCGTGTGACTGGGAGTACCAATTCCCGTAGCGTCCCGGGCCCGTTCCCCCTACGATCGGCATGGCCCCTAACGGCCCTCCCGGGCGAGGAGTTGGTTGGTACAAGGAACCGTGGTGGATGTGGAAGAAGTGGACGGGCTCGGTGCCGGGACCCGCTGAGGCGGGGCGGGTCCCGGTGACCGGACCCTCGTGGGGGAAGGCTGATGGCAAGGTGGCTCTTGCTAGGCGGCGTGGTGCGGTGGTTCGCACCGGATACCCGAGAGCCTGGGTGCCCGCGCAGCGGGTGCCCAGGGAGGCCGCCCCCCGGGGGGGCTGGATCTCGAGCATGGTCGCCTTTGGCAGGTCAGGCCGGGTCCGCCGTCGTGAGGGTACCACGGGAGGTCGGGGGTGAGGCGCATGGGCCGGCAGGCGTTTTACCGGCAGAAGATCGTAACCCAGGCCCGCTCTGTGGAGGCCAAAACGCTGCACACCTACCTGGTGGGCGAGATCCGGGCCAGGAGAGAACTGGCTCCCGAGGAAGCGGCACTGGTGGCCGAGGACGCCCGCGAGTACCTGGCGCACCTGCTTGACCGGGGTCTGGGGCAGATCGATTTCCCCGCCGTCCGGGGACTGGGTGCCCACCGGAGGTGCTCCCGGCGGGACCAGCCCGAGCAGATGGTAACGCTCACGGTCATCGCGGACGAGGACGCCGAGGTGCTGGAGGAGTTCGGCGTGGTGGCCATGCAGGTGGGCCGCATGGCCCGCTGCGTCGAAGAGGCCTACTGCCGGGGGTGCCTGCTTGACTGGCCCCGGCTGGGGGTGCTCTTCCCCTTCAACCACCAGGCCCTGCGGCAGCGGCTGGAGCCCCTGTGGGAGATGGGGGCGCTGCTGCCCGTGGCGGGCACGAGCAAGGACACGCGGCAAAAGATGCGTACGCTGCGCCCGGCCCTGGCGGTGGAGCTTTACCTACGGGGTGAGGACCTGAGCTCGGTGAGGAGGAAGCTCTGCTGCTCGCGCACCGCCTGGCGCAGGTGGTGGCAACTCTTCTGCCAGGTGGGCGGGTGCGGCGGCGAGGACCCCGAGGCTACCGCCCGCAAGCTGGGCCAGCCGGTGGCGCTGGTGAAGAGCTTTGCCGAACTGTGGGAGGAGGTCAGAGGGGATAGCCGCCTGGCGGAGAGGGTGAGACGGGAGGGGTTGTGGGCGCTGCCGGTGCCTTCGGGCGGCACGCCCCGGCAGGCCTTCCGGCAAGTGCTCCTCGAGCGGCACCGTTACACGCCCGCGGCGGCCGACCAGTTCGAGCAGGAGCTGCGGGAACTGGCCCGTCGCTTGAGTGGCAGGGGGCGGTCCCCCGGCCAGATCGTGTGGATGGGGGTGGCGCAGGATCAGCCTCCCGGGCGCAGCCTGGGTGACTGCCGCATGGTGTCCGCCGTGCTCGACTACCTGGTGCCGGAGGACTGGTCCCTGGTCCACCGGGACCGTTCCGAAGAGCTCAAATGGGCGCGCCTCAGCCGCTTTGCCACCGGGGCGTACTACCAGGGCGCCTGCCTGAGCCAGCCGGACCTGGCCTTCCTGCTTGGCATCTCGGTGGAGGCGGTCAGGTCCGCCATGGAGCGGCACCCGAAGGTCATCCTGCCCACCAGGGGGCGGCTGGCCGACATGGGGCCCACGCTTTCCCACGCCGAGAAGATCGTGGGGCTGTACATGCAGGGGTACACGGAAACCGAAGTGGTCAGGCGCACGGGGCACAGCCTGGAGAGCGTGGAGCGGTACATCCTGGACTTTGCCCGGG
This window contains:
- a CDS encoding DUF1670 domain-containing protein; the protein is MGRQAFYRQKIVTQARSVEAKTLHTYLVGEIRARRELAPEEAALVAEDAREYLAHLLDRGLGQIDFPAVRGLGAHRRCSRRDQPEQMVTLTVIADEDAEVLEEFGVVAMQVGRMARCVEEAYCRGCLLDWPRLGVLFPFNHQALRQRLEPLWEMGALLPVAGTSKDTRQKMRTLRPALAVELYLRGEDLSSVRRKLCCSRTAWRRWWQLFCQVGGCGGEDPEATARKLGQPVALVKSFAELWEEVRGDSRLAERVRREGLWALPVPSGGTPRQAFRQVLLERHRYTPAAADQFEQELRELARRLSGRGRSPGQIVWMGVAQDQPPGRSLGDCRMVSAVLDYLVPEDWSLVHRDRSEELKWARLSRFATGAYYQGACLSQPDLAFLLGISVEAVRSAMERHPKVILPTRGRLADMGPTLSHAEKIVGLYMQGYTETEVVRRTGHSLESVERYILDFARVSYLLERGMPATAIRTVLGCSMRLVDNYIGLYEVWSRKSGWRLGRIRLLAQAHLPPDLKKNGI